From Pseudoalteromonas viridis, the proteins below share one genomic window:
- a CDS encoding hybrid sensor histidine kinase/response regulator → MENSSQTQIKGFVPLFIVVTIIIAAISAAAAFTWPGKHQSNTDMPQRPDLVLLAKDIATPLSHSMMKLGYNYAKQILSAFEASNPDIELYLYSDSGIGQATLVYQTNEQSIAPIKRQTKVDLGGELVVHQPLVLDDLPVGELILRYAPKQPVSNVTPVTSITLAVCALLLTIAFGIFLKRQILGRLSKDLTELNEELQHLLTQKSYDIHVTEKLSFGLSKTAVGINQLINQIRDIIQGNQAAQRELKQLQTSLESEVQARTLALEKATLNAERASEAKTTFLATMSHEIRTPMNGVIGTIDLLRQTELDGAQHRLTTIIRDSAFSLLGILDDILDFSKIEAGKLQMDNSVFSVSETIEEVARVLSSVARKRKLDLQLAIAPDIPNNLVGDAVRVRQVLYNLCSNAIKFTTTDDTRRGFVKIAVEVAQNTSEHYTLRFTVTDNGKGMTQAQLREIFNPFIQAEGSITREYGGTGLGLSICKSLVELMLGSIHVSSDIGMGSEFVVELPFSVKGQIAYANKAVLNGQRIAILTHEYARRNIVARYLSFMGADTVVLKDADELSEYQYDSDVIWVLDGLDGMDKVNGQLRDLLYSIEHNNQQVIVLSTMDEPALNHDRIFYLNAAPLCKSSFMTAILVAAGLHQPKKLKPSRSLNKYLNVDDARAANKLVLLVEDNVLNQQVLTDQLHLLGYGVEVAENGEEGLARWQQAHYPIILTDLHMPKMSGYDMVAKIREEAEQATDINAQPYIIAITANALKGERDRCLAAGMNDYITKPVELNVLEATLETWQQSTGKPARPTAENKTTSEPTAAQEPVAPSQAPAKPVAADNEHQAPAETAEPVDDSSDAQPVAEQAPEPQQAAPEEPIDLAQLDKYVNHDANKRLRFFRMYLEQSSELARDINGAVISMSQEEIVEACHQLKSISKTIGAHRVADVAAEFEQRCKGEELSSDDLIHLRDTLETHYQQATEFIQRYLQSQVE, encoded by the coding sequence ATGGAAAACTCGTCGCAAACGCAAATAAAGGGCTTCGTGCCACTGTTTATTGTCGTTACCATCATTATTGCAGCTATTTCTGCTGCCGCTGCTTTTACCTGGCCGGGTAAACACCAGAGTAACACCGATATGCCCCAGCGGCCCGACCTTGTGCTGCTGGCAAAAGACATCGCCACCCCTTTGTCACATTCCATGATGAAGCTGGGCTACAACTATGCCAAACAAATCCTTTCTGCGTTCGAGGCCAGCAACCCAGACATAGAACTGTACTTATATAGCGACAGTGGCATCGGGCAGGCCACCTTGGTGTATCAAACGAATGAGCAAAGCATCGCGCCTATAAAGCGCCAAACGAAAGTCGACCTGGGAGGCGAGCTTGTTGTACACCAGCCCCTGGTGCTGGATGATTTGCCGGTAGGCGAATTGATTTTAAGATATGCGCCTAAACAACCTGTGTCGAACGTAACCCCTGTGACGAGCATCACCCTGGCAGTATGCGCTTTGCTACTGACCATCGCCTTTGGTATTTTCCTTAAGCGCCAGATCCTGGGCCGCCTGAGTAAAGACCTGACCGAGCTCAACGAAGAACTACAGCATCTGCTGACGCAAAAGTCTTACGATATTCATGTCACCGAAAAGCTAAGCTTTGGGCTGTCGAAAACCGCGGTGGGCATTAACCAGTTAATCAATCAGATCCGAGACATCATTCAGGGCAACCAGGCAGCACAAAGAGAGCTAAAACAATTACAAACCAGTCTAGAATCTGAAGTACAGGCCCGCACCCTGGCACTGGAAAAAGCCACCCTGAATGCCGAGCGCGCCAGTGAGGCCAAGACCACCTTCCTGGCTACCATGAGCCATGAGATCAGAACCCCAATGAATGGAGTCATCGGCACCATAGATTTACTACGCCAAACTGAACTGGATGGTGCACAACATCGCCTGACCACCATTATTCGCGACTCAGCCTTTTCATTGCTGGGCATACTGGACGACATTCTCGACTTCTCAAAAATTGAAGCGGGTAAACTGCAGATGGATAACAGTGTTTTTTCTGTTTCCGAGACCATTGAAGAGGTCGCCCGGGTGCTGTCATCTGTGGCCAGAAAGCGCAAACTAGATCTGCAACTGGCCATTGCACCGGACATTCCAAACAACCTGGTAGGTGATGCAGTGCGAGTTCGCCAGGTGCTATACAACCTGTGCAGCAATGCAATTAAATTCACCACCACCGATGACACAAGGCGTGGCTTTGTGAAAATTGCCGTGGAAGTTGCGCAAAACACGTCTGAACACTACACCTTGCGTTTTACGGTGACCGATAATGGTAAAGGTATGACGCAGGCCCAATTGCGAGAGATCTTTAATCCCTTTATTCAGGCAGAAGGGTCAATTACCCGTGAATACGGCGGTACCGGCCTGGGCTTGTCGATCTGTAAGAGCCTGGTTGAACTGATGCTGGGTTCAATTCATGTCAGCTCAGACATAGGCATGGGCAGTGAGTTTGTGGTGGAGCTACCGTTTAGTGTCAAAGGCCAGATAGCCTACGCCAATAAAGCAGTACTGAACGGGCAAAGAATAGCAATACTGACCCATGAGTATGCACGTCGAAACATAGTGGCCCGTTATCTGTCCTTTATGGGCGCAGACACAGTGGTACTAAAAGATGCTGATGAGCTGAGTGAATATCAATACGACAGTGATGTGATCTGGGTGCTCGATGGCCTGGACGGTATGGACAAAGTAAATGGTCAGCTACGTGATTTGCTCTATTCTATTGAACACAATAACCAACAGGTCATTGTACTTAGCACCATGGATGAACCGGCGTTAAATCACGACCGTATTTTCTATCTCAATGCGGCGCCGTTATGTAAGTCGAGCTTTATGACCGCCATTTTGGTCGCAGCAGGCCTGCACCAACCGAAAAAACTCAAGCCATCACGGTCATTAAACAAATACCTGAATGTGGACGATGCCAGAGCAGCCAATAAACTGGTGCTGCTGGTAGAAGACAATGTGCTGAATCAGCAAGTTCTGACCGATCAGTTGCACCTGCTTGGCTACGGCGTTGAGGTTGCCGAGAACGGAGAAGAAGGTCTGGCCCGCTGGCAACAAGCCCACTACCCTATCATTCTGACCGATCTGCACATGCCTAAGATGTCTGGCTACGACATGGTGGCCAAGATCCGTGAAGAGGCCGAGCAGGCAACTGACATCAACGCCCAGCCTTACATCATTGCCATTACGGCAAATGCACTTAAAGGTGAGCGTGACCGCTGTCTGGCAGCCGGCATGAACGATTACATCACTAAGCCGGTTGAGCTGAATGTACTGGAAGCGACCTTAGAAACCTGGCAGCAATCGACAGGTAAGCCTGCACGACCCACGGCAGAAAACAAAACAACGTCAGAACCGACAGCAGCACAAGAACCTGTCGCGCCATCACAAGCGCCAGCTAAACCGGTTGCAGCAGATAACGAACACCAAGCCCCGGCAGAAACCGCTGAGCCAGTAGATGACTCGAGTGATGCACAGCCAGTGGCAGAGCAAGCGCCCGAGCCACAACAAGCAGCCCCCGAAGAGCCTATCGATCTCGCGCAGCTGGACAAGTATGTGAATCATGATGCAAACAAACGACTGCGCTTTTTCCGCATGTATCTGGAGCAAAGCAGTGAGCTGGCCCGGGATATCAACGGCGCCGTGATCTCTATGAGCCAGGAAGAAATCGTCGAGGCCTGCCATCAGCTCAAATCTATTTCAAAGACCATAGGTGCGCATCGGGTTGCTGATGTAGCGGCTGAGTTTGAGCAACGCTGTAAAGGCGAGGAGCTGAGCAGTGACGACCTGATCCATTTACGTGACACTCTGGAAACACACTACCAGCAAGCCACTGAGTTTATTCAACGCTATTTGCAATCACAGGTTGAGTAA